The Conexivisphaera calida genome includes a region encoding these proteins:
- a CDS encoding RNA-guided endonuclease InsQ/TnpB family protein, with amino-acid sequence MARVARTVVVRSARLPGRTLDILAELRGMYRDMVELLVQYAVENEMTSFMLLKAEKYGELRSMHPELPSHYAYTACQDAATRSKSFLRSRRRGRAKGRYPEVRRISMWLDDHLWRPDGLTAIRISTHRGWVKVELEPSRQYWRYLNGGWSLRPEARIRLDPVEDRLIVYLTFEREVEEYEPKGFVSVDVNEDNVTALVDGAAYLLRTDMKEMTLGYDYRRRRIMERNSGSRRAMRKVIRKSGYRRRKEDVRRKAARIIVGAAAERGYGIALERLGKRPNENMIRDVGNPQLRYRIFQAAFKGIQREIEEEAMELGVPVVHVNPKNTSRMCPIHRAPIVYDGSRVGKCSEGGESWHRDVAATWNILRRALGGDGSAAPSPLGPSLDGRPMPLASTGAHDPTVIARIRGRGASPCRRSPRFRAV; translated from the coding sequence GTGGCGAGGGTGGCTAGGACGGTCGTGGTCAGGAGCGCCAGGCTCCCGGGGAGGACGCTCGACATCCTCGCGGAGCTCCGGGGGATGTACCGCGACATGGTCGAGCTCCTCGTGCAGTACGCGGTCGAGAATGAGATGACCTCGTTCATGTTGCTCAAGGCCGAGAAGTACGGGGAGCTGAGGTCCATGCACCCCGAGCTGCCGAGCCACTACGCGTACACGGCGTGCCAGGACGCCGCCACCAGGTCGAAGTCCTTCCTGAGGTCGAGGAGGCGGGGCAGGGCGAAGGGCAGGTACCCGGAGGTGAGGAGGATCTCGATGTGGCTGGACGACCATCTGTGGAGGCCGGATGGATTGACCGCGATCAGGATATCGACGCACAGGGGATGGGTCAAGGTCGAGCTGGAGCCCAGCAGGCAGTACTGGAGGTATCTGAACGGCGGATGGAGCCTGAGGCCTGAGGCGAGGATCAGGCTCGACCCCGTGGAGGACCGGTTGATCGTCTACCTGACGTTCGAGAGGGAGGTAGAGGAGTACGAGCCGAAGGGCTTCGTGAGCGTCGACGTGAACGAGGACAACGTGACTGCGCTCGTGGACGGCGCCGCCTACCTGCTCAGAACCGACATGAAGGAGATGACCCTGGGATATGACTACCGCAGGAGGAGGATAATGGAGAGGAATTCAGGGAGCCGCAGGGCGATGAGGAAGGTCATCAGGAAATCGGGGTACCGCAGGAGGAAGGAGGACGTGAGGAGGAAGGCCGCGCGGATCATAGTCGGCGCCGCGGCGGAGAGGGGATACGGGATAGCCCTTGAGAGGTTAGGTAAGAGGCCGAACGAGAACATGATCCGCGACGTCGGGAATCCTCAGCTGAGGTACAGGATATTCCAGGCCGCGTTCAAGGGGATCCAGAGGGAAATAGAGGAGGAGGCGATGGAGCTCGGCGTGCCGGTCGTCCACGTGAACCCAAAGAACACATCCAGGATGTGCCCGATACACAGGGCGCCGATAGTCTACGATGGCTCAAGGGTTGGTAAGTGCTCAGAGGGAGGGGAGAGCTGGCACAGGGACGTGGCCGCCACATGGAACATACTCCGCAGGGCCCTCGGGGGCGATGGGAGCGCTGCTCCGAGCCCCCTAGGGCCTTCCTTAGATGGGAGGCCGATGCCGCTGGCCTCGACAGGTGCCCATGACCCCACGGTGATCGCCCGTATCCGTGGACGAGGTGCAAGTCCCTGTCGCAGATCGCCACGGTTCCGGGCGGTCTGA
- a CDS encoding glycosyltransferase family 4 protein: MLRITLNSQTPPVRFNITYQQMIEKYGELELPVDVSKLDQWDYQTTVGGVSRMMSQLSTFLGISPTWVSLGPGYPPSARISGITVKYVDLEPRDLAGFTSFKEGIYAESHGLSRYEFDPREYISYTVYNWESAKSLLDELDSTDVYLVNDFQQLLVGGMIGPSAPAVLWYHIPLVPRLLSSRNAQFLRRSMEGFDATVLSTRRDLEGLVALGASATVKQVYPFIDPDSLRDAPRSLADSVLGRLGIGPDERVILLVARMDPMKSQDVAIRAMVGVDAKLVLVGDGSFTSSALGHGKAGEWASRLLSLARELGLESKVRFAGYVGDDELSALYARSDAVALTSNLEGFGLTVCEAWRFGKPVAVSRGAGVSEIVIDGVNGYLFEPGNPESLASALNRALSSGPEVGEAGRATMEQRCSLRSNVPKLVEIMEDVYSKYSGART; encoded by the coding sequence ATGCTCAGGATCACGCTCAACTCGCAGACCCCTCCCGTGAGGTTCAACATAACATACCAGCAGATGATCGAGAAGTACGGCGAGCTCGAGCTCCCGGTCGACGTCTCCAAGCTCGATCAGTGGGACTACCAAACCACGGTCGGCGGGGTCTCCCGCATGATGTCGCAGCTCTCCACCTTCCTCGGGATCTCCCCCACGTGGGTCTCACTGGGGCCGGGTTACCCTCCCTCCGCGAGGATCAGTGGGATCACCGTCAAGTACGTGGACCTCGAGCCCAGGGACCTGGCGGGGTTCACGTCCTTCAAGGAGGGGATATACGCGGAGTCCCATGGCCTCTCGAGGTACGAGTTCGACCCTCGTGAGTACATCTCCTACACCGTGTACAACTGGGAGTCCGCCAAGTCCCTCCTGGACGAGCTCGACTCCACGGACGTCTACCTGGTGAACGACTTCCAGCAGCTGCTGGTGGGAGGCATGATAGGTCCCTCCGCCCCAGCCGTCCTCTGGTACCACATACCTCTGGTCCCGAGGCTCCTGAGCTCCAGGAACGCGCAGTTCCTGAGGCGCTCGATGGAGGGGTTCGACGCGACGGTCCTCAGCACGAGGAGGGATCTGGAGGGCCTCGTCGCGCTGGGCGCCAGTGCGACCGTCAAGCAGGTCTATCCCTTCATAGATCCCGACTCGCTGCGCGACGCACCGAGGTCGCTCGCCGACTCGGTCCTGGGGAGGCTCGGCATAGGGCCCGACGAGAGGGTGATCCTTCTAGTGGCCAGGATGGACCCCATGAAGAGCCAGGACGTCGCGATAAGGGCCATGGTGGGGGTCGACGCCAAGCTCGTGCTCGTGGGGGACGGGAGCTTCACCAGCTCCGCGCTGGGGCACGGGAAGGCCGGCGAGTGGGCGTCTCGCCTGCTCTCCCTCGCGAGGGAGCTGGGCTTGGAGTCCAAGGTCAGGTTCGCCGGATACGTGGGCGACGACGAGCTGTCCGCGCTCTACGCCAGGAGCGACGCCGTCGCGCTGACCTCGAACCTGGAGGGCTTCGGCCTCACCGTCTGCGAGGCCTGGAGGTTTGGGAAGCCAGTCGCGGTGAGCAGGGGGGCCGGCGTCTCCGAGATAGTCATAGACGGCGTGAACGGATACCTCTTCGAGCCCGGGAATCCGGAGTCCCTGGCGTCGGCGCTGAACAGGGCTCTATCATCGGGGCCGGAGGTCGGCGAGGCCGGGAGGGCGACCATGGAGCAGAGGTGCAGCCTGAGGTCCAACGTCCCCAAGCTCGTGGAGATAATGGAGGACGTGTACTCGAAGTACTCGGGGGCGCGCACTTGA
- a CDS encoding (Fe-S)-binding protein, translating to MDAEVHGIPDELSSAASKCALCGFCQAVCPTIVATGRESHGPRGRVLIAGALARGDLQPTSSLDPFYTCLGCRACYYACPAGIDVWELSREARRLGASHGEDPLASAISSAISGLEDPLGLGEREVSGWSEGLGIPSPEEAPGRPILITGHMYQLMSYVVGLSGLRRSLGDGPLRAFARAAAVAPRLLSLSKMFVDRRAAAAYDGYLRNIASLLRAAGVDFSYDPHEPYPGTLLYELGHDEEFSRYARSFADYLRRSGASRVITVDPHTYDLLSSVYPRYVDGFDREFDILHYSELLGGLGLKDLGMAVAYHEPCHLVVRDEGDQLTAIGDLLGRSAKVFYSPRSGRRNFCCGGPVELLRGDVAAEVSLRRFRELKGLGADLIVTACPICHANLNKDGSVVDASEVLAAAAGLHPLGHGEYASRPARAT from the coding sequence GTGGACGCCGAGGTGCATGGGATCCCGGATGAGCTCTCGTCGGCCGCCTCCAAGTGCGCCCTCTGCGGCTTCTGTCAGGCCGTCTGCCCCACGATAGTCGCGACCGGCAGGGAGTCGCACGGCCCCAGGGGAAGGGTGCTGATAGCCGGCGCCCTGGCGAGGGGAGACCTCCAGCCCACGTCCTCCCTAGACCCATTCTACACATGCCTCGGGTGCAGGGCCTGCTACTACGCGTGTCCGGCCGGGATAGACGTCTGGGAGCTGAGCAGGGAGGCCAGGCGCCTCGGCGCCTCCCATGGGGAGGATCCGCTGGCCTCCGCGATATCCTCCGCGATATCCGGGCTCGAGGATCCCCTGGGCCTCGGGGAGCGCGAGGTCTCTGGTTGGTCCGAGGGGCTCGGGATACCATCCCCCGAGGAGGCGCCCGGCCGCCCCATCCTCATCACCGGCCACATGTACCAGCTGATGTCCTACGTGGTCGGGCTCTCCGGGCTCAGGAGATCCCTCGGGGACGGTCCCCTCCGTGCGTTCGCCCGCGCCGCGGCCGTAGCTCCCCGGCTGCTCTCGCTCTCCAAGATGTTCGTGGACCGTCGCGCGGCTGCCGCGTATGACGGCTACCTCAGGAACATAGCGTCCCTCCTCCGCGCCGCGGGCGTCGATTTCTCCTACGATCCCCACGAGCCGTATCCCGGGACGCTCCTGTACGAGCTGGGCCACGATGAGGAGTTCTCCCGCTACGCGCGCTCATTCGCCGACTACCTCAGGAGGTCCGGCGCCTCGCGCGTGATAACCGTGGATCCCCACACGTACGACCTGCTCTCGAGCGTCTACCCCAGGTACGTCGATGGGTTCGACCGGGAGTTCGACATCCTTCACTACTCGGAGCTCCTCGGGGGGCTGGGGCTGAAGGACCTGGGGATGGCGGTCGCGTACCACGAGCCCTGTCACCTCGTCGTGAGGGACGAGGGCGACCAGCTCACGGCGATCGGCGACCTTCTGGGGAGGTCCGCGAAGGTGTTTTACTCGCCGCGCAGCGGCAGGAGGAACTTCTGCTGCGGCGGCCCGGTCGAGCTGCTGCGCGGCGACGTGGCCGCGGAGGTCTCGCTGCGCAGGTTCCGCGAGCTGAAGGGGCTGGGCGCTGACCTCATAGTCACCGCGTGCCCGATATGCCACGCGAACCTGAACAAGGACGGATCCGTGGTCGACGCCTCGGAGGTGCTGGCAGCCGCCGCCGGCCTGCATCCCCTCGGGCATGGAGAGTACGCGTCCCGTCCAGCTCGCGCGACGTAG
- a CDS encoding IS607 family transposase, which translates to MNERLLPPREVYKRLGVHYMTVKRWIYSGRIRAVRTPTGRWLIPESEVVRILGGGTGAKGTRAVIYARVSSSDQRDDLEGQIQNLMQYCAAKGYSIIDTLSDVASGLKTDRRGLMRLFDRVTNMGVDVVVVAYRDRLTRFGFEYLERLFSSFGTRIEVVFGEEPKDSREELVDDMMELVALFAGRLYGMKTHRRKELVEGFKGLVEEVERGGEGG; encoded by the coding sequence ATGAACGAGAGGCTGTTGCCGCCGCGCGAGGTCTACAAACGCCTCGGAGTGCACTACATGACGGTGAAGAGGTGGATCTACTCGGGGAGGATAAGGGCCGTCAGGACCCCCACGGGGAGGTGGCTGATACCGGAGAGCGAGGTCGTGAGGATACTGGGCGGCGGCACCGGCGCCAAGGGGACGAGGGCCGTGATATATGCGCGCGTGAGCTCCTCCGACCAGAGGGACGACCTTGAGGGACAGATACAAAACTTGATGCAGTACTGCGCCGCTAAGGGATACAGCATCATCGATACCCTGAGTGATGTAGCAAGTGGATTGAAGACGGATCGCAGGGGGCTGATGAGGCTGTTCGACCGCGTGACGAATATGGGCGTCGACGTGGTGGTCGTGGCCTACAGGGACAGGCTCACGAGGTTCGGGTTCGAGTACCTGGAGAGGCTCTTCAGCTCGTTTGGGACGAGGATAGAGGTAGTGTTCGGCGAGGAGCCGAAGGACTCGCGCGAGGAGCTCGTGGATGACATGATGGAGCTGGTAGCGTTGTTCGCAGGGAGGCTCTACGGCATGAAGACCCACAGGAGGAAGGAGCTGGTGGAGGGCTTCAAGGGACTCGTGGAGGAGGTCGAGCGCGGTGGCGAGGGTGGCTAG
- a CDS encoding MFS transporter, with amino-acid sequence MEPESAGWGRSHWLVFASTSAGFLLWGLITSLGYIVYPEFHDPVYIAVVAAMPLIGDIALSRLSDLFVGRKRAFIATMSLYAAGSLVVAMDVLYLSMNVVVFLVGYAIATFAVEGEVPVSLAYLAEVTPSGLRDRALILATNFDNIGAAVAAAIAFIAYGSSSSYSTEALSIAVAALAALAGVAVLRSRIPESLRWLRAKGRIPHAVEGTPIHESTETSTGPTVGFLGRYSFLAVLGISQYITYGLMAFVVADYFFTGESLNFVVLAANAAASAAGLAVPLIEERLGSMKFALLSYVGGLLAMIPIIAWALYSPVLWAFYPLLALNMAFSEFAWATRIVYEPALFPTEHRAFMVGLVRAAPIAAYSASAYLTSSLGEAQFLMYNAALWAIGAAASITWRLRGYEVSRIPLEVTGAPRRGDTAR; translated from the coding sequence ATGGAGCCGGAGAGCGCCGGGTGGGGGAGATCCCACTGGCTGGTGTTCGCGTCCACGTCAGCGGGATTTCTGCTGTGGGGCCTGATCACGTCCCTGGGCTACATAGTCTATCCCGAGTTCCACGACCCGGTCTACATCGCCGTGGTGGCCGCGATGCCCCTCATCGGGGATATCGCGCTCTCGAGGCTCTCAGATCTCTTCGTGGGACGGAAGCGCGCGTTCATAGCCACGATGTCCCTCTACGCCGCCGGATCCCTAGTGGTGGCTATGGACGTCCTCTATCTATCGATGAACGTCGTCGTCTTCCTGGTCGGCTACGCGATCGCTACCTTCGCGGTGGAGGGCGAGGTCCCCGTGTCGCTCGCGTACCTGGCGGAGGTCACGCCCTCAGGGCTCAGGGATCGGGCCCTAATCCTCGCAACCAACTTCGACAACATAGGTGCCGCAGTGGCCGCGGCCATAGCATTCATCGCATATGGATCCAGTTCATCCTACTCCACGGAGGCCCTATCCATAGCAGTCGCCGCCCTCGCCGCCCTCGCCGGCGTCGCCGTGCTCAGGTCCAGGATCCCGGAGTCGCTCAGGTGGCTGCGCGCGAAGGGCCGCATTCCCCATGCCGTCGAGGGAACCCCGATCCACGAATCGACGGAAACCTCGACGGGGCCCACCGTCGGCTTCCTGGGTAGGTACTCGTTCCTCGCGGTGCTCGGGATCTCCCAGTACATAACGTATGGGCTAATGGCGTTCGTGGTGGCCGACTACTTCTTCACGGGGGAGTCGCTCAACTTCGTCGTGCTGGCCGCTAATGCGGCCGCATCGGCGGCCGGGCTCGCGGTGCCCCTGATAGAGGAGCGCCTCGGCTCGATGAAGTTCGCTCTCCTGTCATATGTGGGCGGGCTCCTGGCGATGATACCGATAATAGCCTGGGCGCTGTACTCACCGGTCCTCTGGGCTTTCTACCCGCTGCTCGCGCTGAACATGGCCTTCAGCGAGTTCGCGTGGGCGACCAGAATAGTCTATGAGCCCGCGCTGTTCCCGACGGAGCACAGGGCCTTCATGGTGGGGCTCGTCAGGGCGGCTCCCATAGCGGCATACTCGGCGTCCGCCTACCTCACGTCGTCCCTGGGCGAGGCGCAGTTCCTCATGTACAACGCAGCTCTCTGGGCGATCGGGGCCGCGGCCTCCATAACCTGGAGGCTCCGGGGCTACGAAGTGTCCAGGATCCCCCTGGAGGTGACTGGTGCTCCGCGCCGCGGGGATACAGCGCGGTGA
- a CDS encoding glycoside hydrolase family 15 protein encodes MTCDAPKVDHGFISNGYGAALISRDASVEWLSLPRFDSPPIFCSLLDDRLDCALRVRAAGTRPVGRRYIRGSLALETRLASDEGSIVVRDVMPRSEPALMRMIESEAPIEMVANPVFNYGLVNPAYEQRDDGATFTDPTSDQSLEIRIRWSTPPSSMGRGRWRLAPGSGHVTVLYSAERGYGLFSPKAAVYGTPGEALSSTIRYWRSELGMNRVDPPPWARRVYTASLEVLLGLMYSPSGALISSPTTSLPESVGEGRNWDYRFAWVRDSSVAAEALAAAGLIIDAREVLNFLFSVLDPSSKPFNYVLFSLDGSPPPPERELGWLSGFACSRPVRTGNAAALQLQLDIEGEFMAALDSYYRSTGDVEYLRGRWWAVESIARYALRSYLRPDAGIWEERGVSRHNTHSKVMTWYALHSASEMARDMGEFDEAERWAAGAARVREWIMENSWSDADGSFVSHPGSHDVDASLLVMPLYGFIDAADGKFLSTLRRIEEELVVDGLIYRYRRDFLGAARHPFALASTWMARVKLRLGDRRGAESYLRRLASCANDLGLLGEHVEAGTCEARGNYPHVFSHAGFVHAVAELARGITSRPSGARAAAP; translated from the coding sequence TTGACCTGCGACGCGCCGAAGGTGGATCACGGCTTCATCTCCAACGGGTACGGCGCCGCGCTCATCTCGAGGGACGCCTCCGTCGAGTGGCTCTCCCTCCCCAGGTTCGACTCGCCGCCCATATTCTGCTCGCTCCTGGACGACAGGCTGGACTGCGCGCTCAGGGTCCGCGCGGCCGGGACCAGGCCGGTCGGCAGGCGCTACATCCGCGGGTCGCTGGCGCTCGAGACTCGCCTCGCCTCGGACGAGGGCTCCATAGTGGTGAGGGACGTCATGCCCAGGTCCGAGCCGGCGCTCATGAGGATGATCGAGAGCGAGGCTCCGATCGAGATGGTCGCAAACCCGGTGTTCAACTACGGCCTCGTCAATCCGGCGTACGAGCAGAGGGACGACGGCGCCACCTTCACGGACCCCACGTCCGATCAATCGCTCGAGATACGTATCCGGTGGTCCACGCCCCCCTCATCCATGGGCAGGGGCAGGTGGAGGCTCGCCCCCGGCTCCGGCCACGTGACGGTGCTCTACTCAGCGGAGAGGGGCTACGGGCTCTTCAGCCCCAAGGCCGCGGTGTACGGGACCCCGGGCGAGGCCCTGAGCTCCACCATCCGGTACTGGAGGTCCGAGCTCGGGATGAACCGCGTGGATCCGCCGCCCTGGGCGCGCAGGGTGTACACGGCGTCGCTCGAGGTCCTGCTCGGCCTGATGTACTCGCCGTCCGGCGCGCTGATATCGTCGCCCACCACATCGCTGCCGGAGTCCGTCGGCGAGGGCAGGAACTGGGACTACAGGTTCGCATGGGTGAGGGACTCCAGCGTCGCCGCCGAGGCGCTCGCCGCCGCGGGGCTGATAATAGACGCCAGGGAGGTGCTGAACTTCCTCTTCAGCGTACTGGATCCATCGAGCAAGCCCTTCAACTATGTGCTCTTCTCGCTCGATGGGTCCCCTCCTCCCCCGGAGAGGGAGCTGGGCTGGCTTTCCGGGTTCGCGTGCTCCAGGCCCGTCAGGACCGGGAACGCCGCGGCCCTCCAGCTCCAGCTGGACATAGAGGGGGAGTTCATGGCCGCGCTGGACTCGTACTACCGCTCCACCGGGGACGTCGAGTACCTGAGGGGGCGCTGGTGGGCGGTCGAGTCGATAGCTAGGTACGCGCTCAGGAGCTACCTGAGGCCCGACGCGGGGATATGGGAGGAGAGGGGCGTGAGCAGGCACAACACGCACAGCAAGGTGATGACGTGGTACGCGCTGCACTCCGCGTCCGAGATGGCGAGGGACATGGGCGAGTTCGACGAGGCCGAGAGGTGGGCCGCGGGCGCGGCGCGCGTGAGGGAGTGGATAATGGAGAACTCGTGGAGCGACGCGGACGGATCCTTCGTGAGCCATCCCGGGTCCCACGACGTCGACGCGTCCCTCCTCGTGATGCCGCTCTACGGGTTCATAGACGCAGCGGACGGGAAGTTCCTCTCCACCCTCAGGAGGATCGAGGAGGAGCTCGTCGTCGACGGCCTCATCTACAGGTACAGGCGCGACTTCCTGGGGGCCGCGAGGCATCCGTTCGCGCTGGCCAGCACGTGGATGGCCCGCGTGAAGCTCAGGCTGGGCGACCGCCGCGGCGCCGAGTCGTACCTCAGGAGGCTCGCCTCCTGCGCGAACGACCTGGGACTCCTCGGTGAGCACGTGGAGGCCGGGACCTGCGAGGCCAGGGGGAACTACCCCCACGTGTTCTCCCACGCGGGGTTCGTGCACGCGGTCGCGGAGCTCGCGCGCGGAATCACTTCCCGGCCCTCGGGAGCTCGCGCAGCAGCTCCCTGA
- a CDS encoding ABC1 kinase family protein: MPGLLRTLELAVKLAPVVVQFSRDDARYRRERGRDDERYRRHAARAVDTFISLGPLFVKLGQVLSVRPDVLPDPYMTEFSRLQDEVPPEGFDRVRPLIESELGRRIEDVFDRFDVEPISGASLSQVYRASYGGREVVVKVQRPNVEERAREDIAALRSLLRRFGWILDPSIRFSLSSALDQVEATIYEELDFVKEAANMESIRRSISSKGVLIPEVIHEVSTRRVLVMEYMPGIKVTDVDALDAAGIDRRRLARRLARLFTSMVLSGDVFHADPHPGNISVTADGRIILYDFGMAGRLDRRTRTSIVRLYRAIVEGDPEWTLEALSDLGAVQPGADRRALRRAVELMLEESRGEGISTQSEVEELLRAAGRAIHGFPFRLPRNLVLYVRMMIVLEGVCKRIDPEFKFLPVLSSVLRDEGLESEVYREEIMRRVRKLARSVDDALELPTLIREYLNEVDPREGGGVAGDALAGLLAGLGVAGIAVWAITPGTAGSYAALAAGAAALGSSITYYAVRRRG; encoded by the coding sequence ATGCCCGGGCTCCTGAGGACGCTGGAGCTGGCAGTGAAGCTGGCCCCGGTGGTCGTCCAGTTCTCCCGGGACGATGCGAGGTACCGCAGGGAGAGGGGACGCGACGACGAGAGGTACAGGAGGCACGCCGCGCGCGCGGTGGACACGTTCATATCCCTGGGGCCGCTTTTCGTGAAGCTCGGGCAGGTGCTCTCCGTCAGGCCTGACGTCCTGCCTGATCCTTACATGACGGAGTTCTCGAGGCTGCAGGACGAGGTGCCGCCCGAGGGATTCGACCGCGTGAGGCCCCTCATAGAGTCCGAGCTCGGGAGGCGCATCGAGGACGTGTTCGACAGGTTCGACGTGGAACCCATCTCGGGGGCGAGCCTGAGCCAGGTCTACCGCGCGTCCTACGGGGGAAGGGAGGTCGTCGTCAAGGTCCAGAGGCCAAACGTGGAGGAGCGCGCGAGGGAGGACATAGCGGCGCTCAGGTCGCTCCTGAGGCGCTTCGGCTGGATCCTGGATCCATCCATAAGGTTCTCGCTCTCATCGGCGCTCGATCAGGTGGAGGCCACCATCTACGAGGAGCTGGACTTCGTCAAGGAGGCGGCGAACATGGAGAGCATAAGGAGGTCCATATCCAGTAAGGGGGTGCTGATACCGGAGGTGATTCACGAGGTCTCGACGCGGCGCGTTCTGGTCATGGAGTACATGCCCGGGATAAAGGTGACCGACGTGGACGCGCTCGACGCGGCCGGAATAGACAGGAGGAGGCTGGCGAGGAGGCTGGCGAGGCTCTTCACGTCGATGGTGCTGAGCGGGGACGTCTTCCACGCGGACCCGCACCCGGGGAACATATCGGTGACGGCCGACGGCAGGATAATACTGTACGACTTCGGGATGGCCGGCAGGCTGGACAGGAGGACCAGGACCTCCATAGTGAGGCTCTACAGGGCAATAGTAGAGGGGGACCCGGAGTGGACCCTGGAGGCCCTGTCGGATCTGGGGGCAGTGCAGCCGGGGGCGGACAGGAGGGCGCTGAGGAGGGCTGTGGAGCTGATGCTCGAGGAATCGAGGGGTGAGGGGATATCGACGCAGTCCGAGGTGGAGGAGCTCCTGAGGGCCGCCGGCCGCGCCATTCATGGATTCCCCTTCAGGCTGCCCAGGAACCTCGTGCTGTACGTCAGGATGATGATAGTCCTGGAGGGCGTCTGCAAGAGGATAGACCCCGAGTTCAAGTTCCTGCCGGTGCTCTCGTCCGTGCTGAGGGACGAGGGACTCGAGTCCGAGGTATACCGGGAGGAGATAATGAGGAGGGTGAGGAAGCTGGCCAGATCCGTGGACGACGCCCTCGAGCTGCCCACGCTGATCAGGGAGTACCTGAACGAGGTGGATCCTCGGGAGGGCGGAGGAGTAGCAGGAGACGCTCTGGCGGGACTGCTGGCGGGACTCGGGGTGGCCGGGATAGCCGTGTGGGCTATCACGCCCGGGACTGCTGGATCTTACGCTGCGCTGGCGGCGGGGGCCGCGGCGCTCGGATCCTCGATCACGTACTACGCGGTGAGGCGGCGGGGATGA
- a CDS encoding mechanosensitive ion channel family protein — protein sequence MSSSREVHRIYSFMVLLAFVLATIYVVTYVTPVVPASYSRIAAAAALAVVLFIVLRIVLLLIDRWLPAMEVGPRTTIKQLVSLAWFALMGIAVAAALGVDVSSVVLGSAFASVIIGLAAQTVLSNVIAGIALLATHPLEAGQRVTITTWQFSNVFPTYPPKYFSNDYLINGFTGTVISVGLFYTVLKDDEGAIEEIPNSILIQALVRSYSDRIVTTVRYWVPADVDPDEALRRAAEAAARCSAVEEVRSVAIDEADQSGYVLMITADCRGNSQRGCRSAILRELLRELPRAGK from the coding sequence GTGAGCTCGAGCCGCGAGGTCCACAGGATCTACTCGTTCATGGTTCTCCTGGCGTTCGTGCTGGCGACGATCTACGTCGTCACGTACGTCACGCCCGTAGTGCCCGCGAGCTACTCCAGGATAGCGGCGGCTGCCGCGCTGGCGGTCGTCCTGTTCATAGTCCTGAGGATAGTGCTGCTCCTGATAGACCGCTGGCTCCCCGCCATGGAGGTCGGCCCCAGGACGACCATCAAGCAGCTAGTCTCGCTCGCGTGGTTCGCGCTGATGGGCATCGCCGTGGCCGCGGCGCTGGGAGTGGACGTCAGCTCCGTCGTCCTCGGATCCGCGTTCGCCTCCGTGATAATAGGGCTGGCGGCGCAGACGGTGCTGTCGAACGTGATAGCCGGCATAGCGCTCCTCGCGACACATCCGCTGGAGGCTGGGCAGCGCGTGACCATCACCACGTGGCAGTTCTCCAACGTGTTCCCGACGTATCCGCCGAAGTACTTCTCGAACGACTACCTGATAAACGGGTTCACGGGAACCGTGATCTCGGTCGGGCTCTTCTACACCGTGCTCAAGGACGACGAGGGGGCGATCGAGGAGATCCCGAACAGCATCCTGATCCAGGCCCTCGTGAGGAGTTACTCCGATCGTATCGTGACGACTGTCCGCTACTGGGTCCCCGCCGACGTGGACCCCGACGAGGCGCTCAGGAGGGCGGCGGAGGCCGCGGCCAGGTGCAGCGCCGTGGAGGAGGTGAGGTCTGTGGCTATAGACGAGGCGGATCAGTCCGGCTACGTGCTGATGATAACCGCGGACTGCAGGGGGAACTCGCAGCGCGGGTGCAGGAGCGCGATCCTCAGGGAGCTGCTGCGCGAGCTCCCGAGGGCCGGGAAGTGA